The Triticum urartu cultivar G1812 chromosome 6, Tu2.1, whole genome shotgun sequence genome includes the window TCTCACTGCTAACTTTGAGTCCACCCTACATTTTCTTCCTGGATTCGCCACTGGCCCCAGACAATCTTGTTTAGTTCTGCCACAGTCAAGTTTGCTTTGGTCTATGAGCTCCACCTATATTTTGTCTTGTCTTGGCTGCTGCTGACCTGTACTGATCACTAAACCAAACACATTGATTACTAGAACTAATATATATCATCTTGTATCATTTGTTTTTTTACTAGGGAATGTAGGAACCAGATCCATTAGCACCAATCAGAAGAGACTCTGTGTTGAGCTGGCTCCTGCCATGCCATGGGTGGATGTTGGTAGATTCCAGGCTTTGGCAATACATGGGTGATACTAGAAGGAACTCAAGGAAGTATCTGCAATTGGTTATGGTTTCATCTTGCTGCTGTTAGCTATTATTATTTAGCGACTGTGATATTCAGCACCCAGGCTGGCTAATTTCTAGTCCTACCACCGGATGTCTCAGCTGAGTCTCTGGCGCCGCCACAGTGCTAAGAGAGCCCTGCAATTACTCCTTCCTTGTAGATTATCGTTATCATCAGTTACACACTCGAATCGAGATCTTAACAGTATTGACCTCACGAAGGAGGAAGAAGCGTCAGCAGTGCAGATCAGGAGTTCTCTTTTGAAGGCACGCAATGGAAATGTGCAGGATTTGGTTCAGTCCCTTGGGGTTGACTGTCCGGGAATTCAGCTTACAAGTAACACTGTGGACAGCTTGTTGTGTAAGTTTGGGGATGACTGGAAATCTGCTTTTGGTCTTTTTCAGTGGGCACAGTTGAGTGGCAATTACAAGCACACGGCATATGCTTGTAGTCGGATGATCGACTTGCTTGGGAAGATGAGGCAGATTGACCAGATGTGGGATCTATTGTCTGACATGCACTGCAGAGGCCTTGTGACTGTCGAGACAGCTGCGAAGAGCATCAGGAGGCTGGCAGGTGCAAGGAGATGGAAGGATGCTGTCATGTTGTTCGATAAGCTGGAGGACATGGGGCTGGAGAGGAATACAGAGACTATGAACGTTCTGCTTGATGCACTTTGCAAAGAAAAGAAGGTTGAAGTAGCACGTAAGGTCTTTCTCGTGCTCAGTCCGCACATTCAACCTGATGCATACACATTCAACATTTTCGTCCATGGCTGGTGCAGTGCACGTAGAATCGAGGAGGCAAAGTGGACAATTGAGGAAATGAAAGCCCGGGGGTTTGCGCCTTCAGTTATCACCTACACTGCTGTCCTTGAAGCTTACTGCAAGCAACACAATTTTAGGATGGTCTATGAAATTCTTGATTGGATGTGTTCTGAAGGCTGCCATCCAAACGTCATTACTTTCACTATGATCATGACCTCACTGTCAAAATGCCATATGTTCGAAGAAGCTCTGAGTGTATCTAATAGAATGAAGTCCTCTGGCTGTAAGCCCGATACATTGTTCTACAATTCCTTGATTAACGTGCTTGGTAATGCGGGCTATCTGTCTGAAGCTTCCCAGGTGTTTCAAGTGGAGATGCCAATGAATGGCGTGCCCCGTAGTTTGGCTACCTATAACACCATGATATCAATCTTTTGCCAGAAAGACCGAGATGAAGATGCTCTCAATGTGCTGAAAGAAATGGAGGCGCACTCTTGTAAGCCTGATCTTCAGACATATCGGCCACTTCTCAGACTGTTTTTAAGTAGAAGAGGCCAAGCTGATTCCATTCGGAACTTGTTGAATgagctgatcaataaacaaagtCTATGTTTAGATGTGGATACATACAGTCTTCTGATCCATGGTCTTTGCAGGGTGGGTGAGACTGACTGGGCATATCAGCTGTTTGAAGAGATGGTTGGTAGTGAGATAGTGCCTAGGTATAAAACATGGGAGTTGCTTTTGGATGAAGCACAAAGGAAAAACATGGAGGGTCGTGTCGAAAGAATTCGAAATTACATGACTTGTTTTGGTATTTCCGTTTAATTGGATGAATTATATTCCTACATGATTGATTTTCTAGTGGTCAGCTGATAGCGTTATTTGGCATTACTTTGACAACTAATGAGGCAATGCTTTAAAACATTTGTGCCAATTATACGATATACCACACACTATAATTGAGTTCCTCACTTGACAAAGCAAACATTAATCCCTGTGCATTGGTATGTCGTCACTTATCAGCATATAAAACCACAGGTTTAATCTTGATCGTTCTCCGAGTAAAAGATCAGGATCAGGCAACCGAGCTGACGCGTGCGTTGGTCACCTGCCATGTCGCATGTGGGTGTCATctactccctctccctctccctccgtttctaaatataaatCTTTTTAGAAATTCcaataagtgactacatacggagtaaaatgaatgaacctacactctaaaatatgtctatatacattcgtatgtaGTTTATATTAAAATGTCTGAAAAGACTtgtatttagaaacggagggagtatcttgcGAAAAGGTAACTCAATTTCGACCAATTAGTCTATGCGATGTTGTGTACAAGGTAATTTCAGAAATGATTGCGGCCCTTTGAAGAAGATCCTTTTAGATATTATCAACGCAACTTAGAGTGCGTTTGTGCCAGGACGAATGATTACAGACAATATCTTAGTGACATATGAATGCTTCCATACtataaagaaaaaaaaggaatGGTAAAGAGGGTCTGTGTGCCATTAAACTGGATATGCACAAAGTATATGACTGAGTAGAGTGGTCTTTTCTGAAGAAGATTATGCTCAGATTGGGATTTCAAGAGAAATGGGTAAAtttaatcatgcaatgtgtaacCTCAGTGGAGTACCGGGTTCGTTTTAATACAAAAGAAACTGTGAGTTTCAAACCTACTAGAGGATTAAGGCAGGGAGACCCTCTCTCTTCATACTTATTCTTGCTATGTATAGAGGGATTGACTGCTCTATTTCAAATATGGGTATGGACAAAAGTGATTGTTTCAAATTCCTGATTGATTGAATTATTATGAAAATTAGTGGATAGAAAGAAAACTTGCTATTCGCGGGAGGAAAGGGAATTTTGTTCAAATATGTTGTACAAGCTATccctgtttatgccatgctcgtCTTTAAAATTCCTAAAAAAAATTGTAAGGGAATTATCTACGCGATGTTGCAATTTTGATGGGGTGACAAGGACAATAAGAAGAGAATGCATTGGATGACGCGATGGAAGATGCGTGTCCCAAAAGACCAAGGAGGTATGGGTTCCCGAGAAATACACGGTTTCAATATGGCATTGTTAGCCAAACAAGCGTGGCGTTTGCTTGATAATCATGAGTCTTTATGTGCTACTATCTTGAGAGCTAAATATTCCCCGGAGGGCGATTTAAT containing:
- the LOC125513160 gene encoding pentatricopeptide repeat-containing protein At3g04130, mitochondrial-like encodes the protein MSQLSLWRRHSAKRALQLLLPCRLSLSSVTHSNRDLNSIDLTKEEEASAVQIRSSLLKARNGNVQDLVQSLGVDCPGIQLTSNTVDSLLCKFGDDWKSAFGLFQWAQLSGNYKHTAYACSRMIDLLGKMRQIDQMWDLLSDMHCRGLVTVETAAKSIRRLAGARRWKDAVMLFDKLEDMGLERNTETMNVLLDALCKEKKVEVARKVFLVLSPHIQPDAYTFNIFVHGWCSARRIEEAKWTIEEMKARGFAPSVITYTAVLEAYCKQHNFRMVYEILDWMCSEGCHPNVITFTMIMTSLSKCHMFEEALSVSNRMKSSGCKPDTLFYNSLINVLGNAGYLSEASQVFQVEMPMNGVPRSLATYNTMISIFCQKDRDEDALNVLKEMEAHSCKPDLQTYRPLLRLFLSRRGQADSIRNLLNELINKQSLCLDVDTYSLLIHGLCRVGETDWAYQLFEEMVGSEIVPRYKTWELLLDEAQRKNMEGRVERIRNYMTCFGISV